The Ovis canadensis isolate MfBH-ARS-UI-01 breed Bighorn chromosome 24, ARS-UI_OviCan_v2, whole genome shotgun sequence DNA window AGCGCTGTTGGAGAGCTCATGTTGAAGACAGACCTTAAAAGCTGTCCTCACGTGACACCCCCAGACGGGAGATGCTGCTGTGTGGTTGAAAACTCCTGTAAGGAGGCTTGCATCTGACAGAAGACCCAGAGAATAGGTTAATTAAGCGCGCAGTTAGAGCTGTGCAGTGTTTAAAGGTTGTATCTCCATCCATTGAGGACGTGTGGGATTCCCCCCTTAGGAAAAGGCCTGGTGAGAAACGTAGGGAATTTTCTCAGGCTGTTTCCCTGGGTCCAGCTTAGTGGTGGGAAGAGCGGGCcgggggaggtggtgagggagagGGTGTCTGAGGAGGACTCTGAGCCTGCGCCCTCTTCCCGCAGCGCTTCGAGTCCTGTGTGCGCCGCCGCTACAACGACTTCGTGGTCTTCCACGAGGCGCTGCTGCACAAGTTCCCGTACCGCATGGTGCCTGCCCTGCCGCCCAAGAGGATGCTAGGAGGTAACCGCTGGCTGCGCTGTGGCCTGGGCGTCGTGGGCGTGTGGAGGCCTCGAAGGCTGGCTCCTGTGCCAAGCCTGTGTGAACGTGTGGCCTTCGCAGGGCTATCCTAATTCAAGTTTCCTCCAGTGATTTAGAATTTTAATGCTTCGGCCATgctgcgtggcatgtgggatcttagctctgaccaggaatcgaacccatgccccgaAGTGGAAACTcggggtcttaaccactaggtCGCCAGCGAGTTTCCCCAAGTGATACTTTAAATACCATTttcgtggaggaggaaatggcagcccactccagtgttcttgcctggaaagttgcatggatggaggagcctggcggctacagttcacggggtcacagagctAGACGTGGCTGAGCCCGCCTGCACACAATACGTAATATAAAGTTCATGCTGCTGTGTAAAGCAGAGGTCTTTctcaaaatattataattaaaaaaaaaataccgttTTCATTTGTGGTCAGATTGAAACACCCTCAGGACGTCACTGTGcgcttttacttttttccctcccTCAAAGTGAAATCACTTAACCCACGTGAGGGAGTCTGTGCTTGTGAGAGAGTAGAAGTGACGTGGGCAGGAAACCCAGGCCGGGTGAGCGCGAGTTTAGCGGAGCACACTCGTCCATAGAAACAGCAGGAGGGGGTCACAGCGGCGTCTGCAGGCCCTGCGGTGAGGGGTCAGACGCTGCTGGCTGAAGCCGGCGGGCTCTGGTTTTCCTCGCAGCTAACCTGGCCCAGGTGTGTCCCTGGGGGCAGGGCGTGGGGTCGGGGGTGCCCGCCTTCTCCCGCAGCCCAAGGTctgtggctggggctggggggccgTCTGTGCGGGAGGCGCTGGGCCCTGAGCGCCAGCCTGGGGGCCCGTGCCCGGGCCTGCGGTCACCTGTGTCCTGCCCCCAGCCGACAGGGAGTTCATCGAGGCCCGGAGGCGGGCGCTGAAGCGCTTCATCAACCTGGTGGCCCGGCACCCGCCCTTCTCCGAGGACGCGGTCCTCAAGCTCTTCCTGTCCTTCAGCGGCCCTGTGAGTACCCGGGGGGCCTGGGGGGGACCTGGGGCACCCGGCTCTCTTTGTTGTGTGGTTTCGGTTCGTTCTCTCTGCTTGCTCCCCTGGTTTGGCCCCAACGTGTTCTGTTTCCACGGGGTGGCCGTGAGCAGGGCTGTCTCCCTGGTCGCGTGGGAGGCGTTGGGTCGGGCCTGTTGGCAGCTGGGGAGGAGCCGTGGCTTCTCGGCAGGCCCCCGAGGTTTGAAGCTGCTCCGCGGGAGGGGGCTCCGTGGCTGGGGGTTGGCCAGTGGGCCAGTGGCCCCCGATGTGGATGTGTGCGCACTTAGGAAAGGCCAGGGTGGACTCTGTGCTGTTGCAGAGCTCCAGCTGGACGTGTGTCCCGGGCGGTGTGGGCCCTCTGTGCCCGTGACCCCGGGGAGGCGTCGGGGCGGCCGCGTCCTCCTCTAGCTGCCGTCGGCCGATCTGGTCCAGCAGGAAGCCGGGCTACAGCCCTGCTCCCGGCGGAGGAGGCGCTACCGTGGCGGCCCCGCGTGCCAGGTCCGAGTCCTTCTCCGGCACCGGCGGTTCCCCATGGACACTCTCCTCGTAGGCATGGGCAGAGGGGGCCCCGCGGAGGACTTCCCACGCTGGAGTGGACGGCATGGCCGCGGGCCCAGAGCCCCGTAGGCGGATTCCCCATGCGCCTGACCTCTCGTCTTAGCACACACTCCCCGGAGGCCACAGGGGCCTTTGAGCCTAGAGATCCTGCGGCCTCCTCTCTGGAGTGCTTGTCCATCGGCCCCTTTTGTGGGACCCATTCCAGACGTTCAGGGCACGCTTGCTGTGATCTCCTGCCCCTGAGTGGGGAGGGTGGGTCTTTTGAACCCTGGGGCTGGACTGGCTTCTGTGGAACAGGGATCTTGattgcagatgaggaaagtgctgggaggtgggagcccccaggcctccctggcgcCGCGTGCTGCTTTGGTGAAGGAGGGCGCTGGGGCAGGCGCCCCGCTCTGAAATGCCACACTTCCTGCCCCCGCACACCGCCCCGTGTTGCAGTCTCTGCCTGTGTTTGTCTTGTGGCCCTTCGTGGGAGTTCGTCTGAAAGCTGGGCTTAACCAGGGAGCCCCCCTTCCGTGGGCAGAGCTCGGAGCCAGGGCGCGGGACGCCCAGCGCCGTCCTTTCTCTGCCCGTCAGCTCTGCTGGGCTCTGGGCCCGGTCCCATGGGTCTGCTCAGGGGAGGAGGAGGCTTCAGTGTCTGAGCCGCGTCTGTCTCCACGCTCCTGCCCCTGGTCCGCGGGCGTGTCTCCGTCTTTCTGGAGGGAGGGCTCCTCTCCAGAGCCGCCACTTGCAGAGCTGTTGCGAAGTCGAGCTTTTCCGCCTCTGGAAGACCAGCCACCCCAAACGTGAAGGCCAGCGGGGGAACACGGAGCCGGAGGCAGGAAGAGGCTACGGGAGTTTGCATTAGGCACGCAGAGACACTGCTGCACAGAGGGCCGGGGCCTGCCCGCCTCTCTGCGGCCGGCTGAGGGTCAGGGGTCTCTCTCTGTCCTCTTGCAGGACGTGCAGAACAAGTTGAGGGAGTCTGCTCAGCGCGTGGGAGACGAGTTCATGAACTGCAGGCTGGCGGCTCGGGCCAAGGTACTCCCGATCCTGACGCTCGCTCTTCCCCGGCGCAGCAGCAGGGCTCACAGCTGGGTCTTCCCTGAGCGCCAGACCAGTCTGAGACGTCTCGCGTGTCTTCCTCACTTAACGCTTGTTCCAGTTGATCTGAAGCACAGCGGGCGCCAGGCCCATTATCCAGACGGGGAGGTGGAGGCTCCGTTGGCCAGGGTCCCAGGTGTCTCGGCAGCTGAGCCTGCGTGTGACTTAGCCCCCTCTGACCACAGCGCCCGGCTGCAGGCCCTCGCAGCGTGTCCCCAGGCATTCCGTGACTCAGATGGACGTGCGCTTGGTCGTCTGCTCTTTGGAAATAAGGGGATTGATGATTGCACTgggttattttacttatttttttcttttctttttatttgcagtGGCTTATTTTTATCTTCAGTTCATCTGATCCTTTTCTCAAAAGGGTGAAAGCAGCTATTTGGTAGCTTTTCTGGTGATTGTTTCCTAAGCTACTTCTCCAgacatttccttcattttattccCTAAACTTCCTGTTTTCCAAGTGCTGCGTAGTTAATATTAGTTAGTGTTAACGGGTAGTTAATATTACAGTGGGTGATAACTTAGTCTTGGGGAGTAAATGAGGACGCCCAGGGGCCTTCCTGGTGCGTCGTCAGGAAGCTCGCTCATCGTGTCGGGCTTGAGGACGGTTCGATGGCGCGCCGGTTTCTGGTTTTGGTTTGGACAGGAGGGGAGGTCTAGGGTGGGTTCCTGGGCTGGCCACTAGGTGACCTGGGTCTGGGGTCTGGGCTTGGTCACCTGCTCGGTGGACGGAGCtgcttcctctcccgtcggtcaTCTCCTGGACGGCTGTCCCGTCTGGTGACAACCGTCCCCGCCTCCCACCCCGTCAGGACTTCCTCCCAGCCGACATCCAGACCCAGTTCGCCATGAGCCGCGAGCTGATTCGAAACATCTACAACAGCTTTCACAAGCTCCGTGATCGGGCTGAGCGCATGGTGTCGCGGGCCATCGACAACGCCGCCGACCTTCTCATATTCGGGAAGGAGCTGAGGCAGGTGACCCTGGTCGGCTCCGCAGGGTCCCTTTTGTGGGGAGGGGCCTTAGACTTGGGTGGCAGGCTTGGAGGAGCAAGCACGTTTACTGTGATGATCCGCATTCCGACCCATGCACcccaaagagggaaggaaagggctgcGGAGACGGGGCATCATactcagaagaaagggaaaggtggAGAGTGTGGGCAGAGCGTCGGGTTCTAAGCGTAggctccctctcctctgccccactCCGTTGTCCGGATCAGACCTGAGAAGAGGTCCGTCTGATCTGGGAGAGGCCGCCGGGGGCTGGTCACGCTCccactcccctggaggaggggcccgGCCTCCAGCCAGAGCTGCCCCCACGCCTCTCCCCGGAACTGACGAACCTCCAGCCTGGGTCTCACCGACGTGGTTCAGATCTCTCTGGGCAGAGGTCCCACCTTTCTCACAGACGCCCTGGGTGCCTGCTCTTTGAGCAGCGGGGGTCTCGGTTGGGAGGTGTGCAGGGCGCCCCGGGGGGGCATGGTGTCGGGAAGTGGGCTGTCGGGTTGGCTGCCCGCCCGGCTTCCGGGCCTGTGCGTCTCTTCCCCTGAGTGCCTCCTCTTCCCTTAGTGCTCTGGGGTCTGACACGACCCCGCTCCCCTCCTGGGCCTCGCTGAACAGCAGCACGTGGGGGTCCCTCAAACAGGCGCTGAAAGGCCTGTCCGTGGAGTTCGCGCTGCTGGCTGACAAGGCCGCAGAGCAGGTGAGTGGGCACGCCCCCGAGGCGCCTGTCCCAAGGGCATCCTGTGCCGTGGCGCACGGAGCGTCTCCTCCTGAGGGGGACACCAGGGCTCGGAGTCCTGCGTGAGGGCACCGCGGCTCTCCGGTCGGCTCTGCACGTCCCGGTCTGTTCTGGGCGGTTCCCGGGAGAGGTTCACGGCCTCgagggctgctgatgctggggACACACTGGGTCCTGCCCCCAGAGAGCCGGCTTTGCTGAGACTGTGAGGTCGGCCCTGACCTTGAAGCTGTAACCTTGCGCTTGCCAGGGCGCCCACAGTGCACAGGCAGCTCCTGTGTTGCTGTCCTGGCAGGTGGCATTTGGCCACTTGGTAACTCATCAGAGCAGCCGGGCTCCCAGCACCCCAGAGGCCCCACCCAGGTCTCACCCTGGACGCCCAGTTAACTTCAGGAAACGCTTCTGTTCTGCGGCAGAGTTACTTGCATAATAGAACTCTGCAGAGAATCGTGTTGCCGGGGATTTATTTGCAGTCAGAGGGGAAAGAGAGGTCCATCTGGGTGCTCTTAGGCTATAAAACTGTTACATGAGTTTCGGGGTGAGAGCGTGCTTCCTGGCTCTTGGGGAAATGGGCTTTAGGCCGCTGGTGGGTGGTTTTAAATGCACTGAAACGCTGTCCGTGTGGAGGCCTTGCTGCCCGGCAGCGGCCCGAAGCTCCTTAGTAGTGAGTCAGTGATGGGAAGATGAGGGGGTTTTCCGGCTCCAGGTGGGCGCTCAGCTGCCCACACGACTCTGAGTGTTGGAACGGGAAACTAACTGTGTTCCTGGTGTGGaaagtcctgggttttctttctcCGTGGTCACCCTGCCCATAGGTTCCCTTTAGAACCTGAGTGCCGGGCGAtgtccctgtctcctggagttggcgCTGGGCTGGCCCATCTCTGGGTGTGAGAGGGAACCAAGAGCGTGGTGTCAGAGGGCTGGCTGGGTATAGACGGAGCACGCTACCGCAGCCTGCTCTGCGCCAGCCCGAGTCTCAGCAGGGACCTCACCCGGCACTGGTCCCCAGCTCTTTCTCTCCACGATTAGAAACAAGAGGGCTGGACCAGATTGTGGACAGCTTTTCATTTAAGCCTCGACCGTCTACTGAGAGCTCAGTCTGTAAAACCTATGAACCAAGCTGGGACcaggccccggcccacagcccctctCGGACAGGTTACCTGGGCGGGGTGCTCAGAGCAGGTGGGGGCCCTGACTCCGCTGTTGCCAGGGTCTCCTCTGATCCAGAAGTGGGTGCAGTCTCTGCCCTGAGGAGGGGCGTGTGGCCTCTGGTGGGTGCGGCTTGTAGCTTGCCTCTGAGGTTCTCGGATCCCTCACACATGCCGTCATGTCCGCACAGACGCAGCATCCCGAGCGCTTCTCAGTGCCTTCCGTGGTTTCTGTGTTGGAGTAAAATTAATACAGCTTTAACTGCACCAAAGGGGACAAGTGCCCGTCAGGACTGTCACCCGTCTGGGCATGTGTCCTGGTTTTATTCTCCCCACACCAGCTGGGAGACCTGATAACTGTGTCCCAGCCAGACAGGTGAGACTCAAGGTGGGATTTCTTCCGCAGTGACAGCTTTTTTTCAGGGCACACCTGCTGGTGGTTTAGGGTCTTGCCAAGCATCGGGACCAGAGCCGGGACCTGGTAGCGAATGCCTCGTTTAGGAGCCACCCCCGCCACACACCCGGGGAGGAGCCTCCCTTCTCCCGTGTCCCCTGCCagtcaggagggaggggagcccGTGTGGCGAGCTGTGTGCTCGGGCGGTGTTGGCCCACCTGACCCGTGTTTTCCAGGGCAAACAGGAGGAGAACGACGTGGTGGAGAAGCTGAACCTCTTCCTGGACTTGCTGCAGTCCTACAGAGTGAGTCTCGCGGCCGTTTGTTAGGGCACagagccttgaaaacatgctatgACTTTTCAGGGGCGTGGCTCTGGGGTGGGATaggagcctgaggccagggctgtGGAGGGTGGACGGGCCTCCTGCACTCCCGCAGGAGGCTCCTGTTCCCACAAGGCCTCTGACCAGGTTATCCTGGGGCCCCATGGAGATGCCAGGGCGTCTGCCTTCGGGAGCCTGTCCCTGAAGGTCTTGCTGCTGGAGGCACGCTGGCTTTCTGGGGACGGTCAGTTCACGGCGTGCGGTCTGGAGCCGGCCCGGCGCTCATGCACCCCCTCGGGGCCCTGGCGGTGCTGATTTGCACCGTGAGTCCCTCGCAGCTCGGCCCTGGGCGGCCCACCCGGGCCGTCCCTCCCGCGACCACCGAGCGTGAGGAGTGGGGTGCGGGCTCGCCGCCGAGAGGCGAGGCCCCAGCTGGAGGCTGGAGCCCTgaccgccccgcccccgccccaggaCCTGTGCGAGAGGCACGAGAAGGGCGTGCTGCACAAGTACAGCCTGATGAAGCGGCAGATGGTGAGCGCCGCCGCGCGGAGCCGCGGGCCCGAGTCCGTGGAGCAGCTGGAGTCCCGCATCGTGGAGGTGCGCCTCTGCCGGGGCGGGGCCATTGCCTCCTGCCGGCCGGGCCGCCCGCCGCCCTCCCCGCCGCCCTGTGGGGGCTCCGCGAGCTGCTGGGACCCGGACGCCTGTGCACCAGTGCCGGCGCTGTGGCCCAGAGGCAGGGCTCGGGCTGTGGTTGGGGGGCGCTCCCAGGCGTGCCGGGCCCGGCGCCAGGGGCTctctgctctgcagcaggagagcGTGATCCAGACCATGGAGCTCCGCAACTACTACTCCCTGTACTGCCTGCACCAGGAGACGCAGCTGGTCCACGCGTACCTGCCGCTCACCTCCCACATCCTCGGCGCCTTTGTCAACTCCCAGGTCCAAGGGCACAAGGAGGTGGGTCCCCCACAGCTGCCCGTGCAGGCCGGCGGGCGCCCCCCCCTTCCAGAAGCGGCAGCCCAGCTGACCTTGACGAGTGACCTGGGCGGGGCGCCGGGACTTGACACGGCTCTTGCCCGACTCTCCGGTCTCCTGGTAGCCAGGGAGACCCGTGAGGCCGTCCTCGTGGTTGCAGGGatggggcgcggggcggggcacGCAGGGCGCAGAGGAAGGGGTCCCCGGCCTCAGGAGGAGCTCCAGGGAAGGTCAGAGGTGGAGTGCACAGAACCCAGGACGAGAGCAGAGAGGTGGGGTGTCGCTGTGAGGGGCGGGAGGGGCCCTGCCAGCTTCCTGCCCGAGGCCGGGGGTCCACGCCACAAGGGGACCCCGCAGCCTGAGGCAGCCTGGCCCGAGCTGTCTGAAGCAGCTTCTCGGCTTTCTCAGCACTGCGGTGCTCACAGCGGCCGGAGGCCAAAGTCCCTCCCCACCCGTCCCGGTCGTCCGCTCCCGGCTCCCGGCGGTGGTGCGCGCACCCTGTGACCGGCGTGGGGCTTCCTCTGCCCATTGCCCGTAGTTCCTGGTGGCCCTGGAGTTCGCTGGGGTGCCCGGGGCACCCTCAGGCACAGTTTGGGAACTGCACATGCGGCTGAGGCAGCAGCAGGACGCTCGGGCGGGGGCAGGGCTGCATGGTGGTTAGACCTCACAGGCGGGTCCAGGCTGCTGGGGGACCACAGGGCGATGGGCAGAAGGTGGGCAGGTCGCCTGACGCGGCCCTGTGTTTCTCCTCCGGGGGTGACTCAGCCCCTGTCTCCAAACTCGGGGACTGGACACACTGCACGTGCCCCAGGCCGCCCTGCTCGCTCTCAGCAGCCCCTGAGCCGCTCTGCCCAGTGCCCGTCTCAGAGGCCCCTCGCCCTGCTCTCAGCAGCCCCTGAGCCGCTGTGCCACAGTGCCCGTCTCAGAGCCCCCTCGCCGCTCGGCTCCCCTCTTGCCCGCGCCCACGGCCCTGCCCCTGCAGGCCGCTGCAGGGCCTGGGAGCCTCGGTGTGGCCGCC harbors:
- the SNX8 gene encoding sorting nexin-8 isoform X3, whose amino-acid sequence is MRRLSRNASSPGDVKQFGVAGCGGRSGLSLQVQGQPECFLQDSPTGRHHGVSQPRCLRLAAGLVRGCGDFVNIRRPVEGGGVVEEKHNTNQKKHLKKKTKLGKLKPRDSPVPPVSEPRAPDAGRMQVPPGNPLLLSLTLQELLARDAVQVELVPEKKGLFLKHVEYEVSSQRFESCVRRRYNDFVVFHEALLHKFPYRMVPALPPKRMLGADREFIEARRRALKRFINLVARHPPFSEDAVLKLFLSFSGPDFLPADIQTQFAMSRELIRNIYNSFHKLRDRAERMVSRAIDNAADLLIFGKELSALGSDTTPLPSWASLNSSTWGSLKQALKGLSVEFALLADKAAEQGKQEENDVVEKLNLFLDLLQSYRDLCERHEKGVLHKYSLMKRQMVSAAARSRGPESVEQLESRIVEQESVIQTMELRNYYSLYCLHQETQLVHAYLPLTSHILGAFVNSQVQGHKEMSKVWNDLQPKLRCLFVGPHSAPAPPRPPQDGPSAH
- the SNX8 gene encoding sorting nexin-8 isoform X12; this encodes MQVPPGNPLLLSLTLQELLARDAVQVELVPEKKGLFLKHVEYEVSSQRFESCVRRRYNDFVVFHEALLHKFPYRMVPALPPKRMLGADREFIEARRRALKRFINLVARHPPFSEDAVLKLFLSFSGPDFLPADIQTQFAMSRELIRNIYNSFHKLRDRAERMVSRAIDNAADLLIFGKELSALGSDTTPLPSWASLNSSTWGSLKQALKGLSVEFALLADKAAEQGKQEENDVVEKLNLFLDLLQSYRDLCERHEKGVLHKYSLMKRQMVSAAARSRGPESVEQLESRIVEQESVIQTMELRNYYSLYCLHQETQLVHAYLPLTSHILGAFVNSQVQGHKEMSKVWNDLQPKLRCLFVGPHSAPAPPRPPQDGPSAH
- the SNX8 gene encoding sorting nexin-8 isoform X9; amino-acid sequence: MQVPPGNPLLLSLTLQELLARDAVQVELVPEKKGLFLKHVEYEVSSQRFESCVRRRYNDFVVFHEALLHKFPYRMVPALPPKRMLGADREFIEARRRALKRFINLVARHPPFSEDAVLKLFLSFSGPDVQNKLRESAQRVGDEFMNCRLAARAKDFLPADIQTQFAMSRELIRNIYNSFHKLRDRAERMVSRAIDNAADLLIFGKELSALGSDTTPLPSWASLNSSTWGSLKQALKGLSVEFALLADKAAEQGKQEENDVVEKLNLFLDLLQSYRDLCERHEKGVLHKYSLMKRQMVSAAARSRGPESVEQLESRIVEESVIQTMELRNYYSLYCLHQETQLVHAYLPLTSHILGAFVNSQVQGHKEMSKVWNDLQPKLRCLFVGPHSAPAPPRPPQDGPSAH
- the SNX8 gene encoding sorting nexin-8 isoform X2 — translated: MRRLSRNASSPGDVKQFGVAGCGGRSGLSLQVQGQPECFLQDSPTGRHHGVSQPRCLRLAAGLVRGCGDFVNIRRPVEGGGVVEEKHNTNQKKHLKKKTKLGKLKPRDSPVPPVSEPRAPDAGRMQVPPGNPLLLSLTLQELLARDAVQVELVPEKKGLFLKHVEYEVSSQRFESCVRRRYNDFVVFHEALLHKFPYRMVPALPPKRMLGADREFIEARRRALKRFINLVARHPPFSEDAVLKLFLSFSGPDVQNKLRESAQRVGDEFMNCRLAARAKDFLPADIQTQFAMSRELIRNIYNSFHKLRDRAERMVSRAIDNAADLLIFGKELSALGSDTTPLPSWASLNSSTWGSLKQALKGLSVEFALLADKAAEQGKQEENDVVEKLNLFLDLLQSYRDLCERHEKGVLHKYSLMKRQMVSAAARSRGPESVEQLESRIVEESVIQTMELRNYYSLYCLHQETQLVHAYLPLTSHILGAFVNSQVQGHKEMSKVWNDLQPKLRCLFVGPHSAPAPPRPPQDGPSAH
- the SNX8 gene encoding sorting nexin-8 isoform X8, whose amino-acid sequence is MQVPPGNPLLLSLTLQELLARDAVQVELVPEKKGLFLKHVEYEVSSQRFESCVRRRYNDFVVFHEALLHKFPYRMVPALPPKRMLGADREFIEARRRALKRFINLVARHPPFSEDAVLKLFLSFSGPDVQNKLRESAQRVGDEFMNCRLAARAKDFLPADIQTQFAMSRELIRNIYNSFHKLRDRAERMVSRAIDNAADLLIFGKELSALGSDTTPLPSWASLNSSTWGSLKQALKGLSVEFALLADKAAEQGKQEENDVVEKLNLFLDLLQSYRDLCERHEKGVLHKYSLMKRQMVSAAARSRGPESVEQLESRIVEQESVIQTMELRNYYSLYCLHQETQLVHAYLPLTSHILGAFVNSQVQGHKEMSKVWNDLQPKLRCLFVGPHSAPAPPRPPQDGPSAH
- the SNX8 gene encoding sorting nexin-8 isoform X7 gives rise to the protein MPLLCLCADSPVPPVSEPRAPDAGRMQVPPGNPLLLSLTLQELLARDAVQVELVPEKKGLFLKHVEYEVSSQRFESCVRRRYNDFVVFHEALLHKFPYRMVPALPPKRMLGADREFIEARRRALKRFINLVARHPPFSEDAVLKLFLSFSGPDVQNKLRESAQRVGDEFMNCRLAARAKDFLPADIQTQFAMSRELIRNIYNSFHKLRDRAERMVSRAIDNAADLLIFGKELSALGSDTTPLPSWASLNSSTWGSLKQALKGLSVEFALLADKAAEQGKQEENDVVEKLNLFLDLLQSYRDLCERHEKGVLHKYSLMKRQMVSAAARSRGPESVEQLESRIVEESVIQTMELRNYYSLYCLHQETQLVHAYLPLTSHILGAFVNSQVQGHKEMSKVWNDLQPKLRCLFVGPHSAPAPPRPPQDGPSAH
- the SNX8 gene encoding sorting nexin-8 isoform X6, which gives rise to MPLLCLCADSPVPPVSEPRAPDAGRMQVPPGNPLLLSLTLQELLARDAVQVELVPEKKGLFLKHVEYEVSSQRFESCVRRRYNDFVVFHEALLHKFPYRMVPALPPKRMLGADREFIEARRRALKRFINLVARHPPFSEDAVLKLFLSFSGPDVQNKLRESAQRVGDEFMNCRLAARAKDFLPADIQTQFAMSRELIRNIYNSFHKLRDRAERMVSRAIDNAADLLIFGKELSALGSDTTPLPSWASLNSSTWGSLKQALKGLSVEFALLADKAAEQGKQEENDVVEKLNLFLDLLQSYRDLCERHEKGVLHKYSLMKRQMVSAAARSRGPESVEQLESRIVEQESVIQTMELRNYYSLYCLHQETQLVHAYLPLTSHILGAFVNSQVQGHKEMSKVWNDLQPKLRCLFVGPHSAPAPPRPPQDGPSAH
- the SNX8 gene encoding sorting nexin-8 isoform X13 yields the protein MQVPPGNPLLLSLTLQELLARDAVQVELVPEKKGLFLKHVEYEVSSQRFESCVRRRYNDFVVFHEALLHKFPYRMVPALPPKRMLGADREFIEARRRALKRFINLVARHPPFSEDAVLKLFLSFSGPDFLPADIQTQFAMSRELIRNIYNSFHKLRDRAERMVSRAIDNAADLLIFGKELSALGSDTTPLPSWASLNSSTWGSLKQALKGLSVEFALLADKAAEQGKQEENDVVEKLNLFLDLLQSYRDLCERHEKGVLHKYSLMKRQMVSAAARSRGPESVEQLESRIVEESVIQTMELRNYYSLYCLHQETQLVHAYLPLTSHILGAFVNSQVQGHKEMSKVWNDLQPKLRCLFVGPHSAPAPPRPPQDGPSAH
- the SNX8 gene encoding sorting nexin-8 isoform X1 produces the protein MRRLSRNASSPGDVKQFGVAGCGGRSGLSLQVQGQPECFLQDSPTGRHHGVSQPRCLRLAAGLVRGCGDFVNIRRPVEGGGVVEEKHNTNQKKHLKKKTKLGKLKPRDSPVPPVSEPRAPDAGRMQVPPGNPLLLSLTLQELLARDAVQVELVPEKKGLFLKHVEYEVSSQRFESCVRRRYNDFVVFHEALLHKFPYRMVPALPPKRMLGADREFIEARRRALKRFINLVARHPPFSEDAVLKLFLSFSGPDVQNKLRESAQRVGDEFMNCRLAARAKDFLPADIQTQFAMSRELIRNIYNSFHKLRDRAERMVSRAIDNAADLLIFGKELSALGSDTTPLPSWASLNSSTWGSLKQALKGLSVEFALLADKAAEQGKQEENDVVEKLNLFLDLLQSYRDLCERHEKGVLHKYSLMKRQMVSAAARSRGPESVEQLESRIVEQESVIQTMELRNYYSLYCLHQETQLVHAYLPLTSHILGAFVNSQVQGHKEMSKVWNDLQPKLRCLFVGPHSAPAPPRPPQDGPSAH
- the SNX8 gene encoding sorting nexin-8 isoform X5, with translation MTGGAMDPLPTAPGAAAAEAEADEEADPPAADSPVPPVSEPRAPDAGRMQVPPGNPLLLSLTLQELLARDAVQVELVPEKKGLFLKHVEYEVSSQRFESCVRRRYNDFVVFHEALLHKFPYRMVPALPPKRMLGADREFIEARRRALKRFINLVARHPPFSEDAVLKLFLSFSGPDVQNKLRESAQRVGDEFMNCRLAARAKDFLPADIQTQFAMSRELIRNIYNSFHKLRDRAERMVSRAIDNAADLLIFGKELSALGSDTTPLPSWASLNSSTWGSLKQALKGLSVEFALLADKAAEQGKQEENDVVEKLNLFLDLLQSYRDLCERHEKGVLHKYSLMKRQMVSAAARSRGPESVEQLESRIVEQESVIQTMELRNYYSLYCLHQETQLVHAYLPLTSHILGAFVNSQVQGHKEMSKVWNDLQPKLRCLFVGPHSAPAPPRPPQDGPSAH
- the SNX8 gene encoding sorting nexin-8 isoform X4, with protein sequence MRRLSRNASSPGDVKQFGVAGCGGRSGLSLQVQGQPECFLQDSPTGRHHGVSQPRCLRLAAGLVRGCGDFVNIRRPVEGGGVVEEKHNTNQKKHLKKKTKLGKLKPRDSPVPPVSEPRAPDAGRMQVPPGNPLLLSLTLQELLARDAVQVELVPEKKGLFLKHVEYEVSSQRFESCVRRRYNDFVVFHEALLHKFPYRMVPALPPKRMLGADREFIEARRRALKRFINLVARHPPFSEDAVLKLFLSFSGPDFLPADIQTQFAMSRELIRNIYNSFHKLRDRAERMVSRAIDNAADLLIFGKELSALGSDTTPLPSWASLNSSTWGSLKQALKGLSVEFALLADKAAEQGKQEENDVVEKLNLFLDLLQSYRDLCERHEKGVLHKYSLMKRQMVSAAARSRGPESVEQLESRIVEESVIQTMELRNYYSLYCLHQETQLVHAYLPLTSHILGAFVNSQVQGHKEMSKVWNDLQPKLRCLFVGPHSAPAPPRPPQDGPSAH